A part of Propioniciclava coleopterorum genomic DNA contains:
- a CDS encoding SixA phosphatase family protein — protein sequence MKSVFLIRHGEAEFTGRGRGDHGRILTDEGLAQAARLGELLADAGVEVVLASSADRALQTARGMALPARVEPLDELYNASTLGILRALADLDEGVTVAALVAHAPGVPALVDELTGPGSDPDAIALVRSHYPTATVARIDFDGGWDELAAPRLAWADRG from the coding sequence ATGAAGAGCGTCTTCCTCATCCGCCACGGCGAGGCCGAGTTCACCGGACGCGGACGCGGCGACCACGGCCGCATCCTCACCGACGAGGGGCTCGCCCAGGCCGCTCGGCTCGGCGAACTGCTCGCCGACGCCGGCGTCGAGGTGGTGCTGGCGTCCTCGGCCGACCGCGCGCTCCAGACGGCCCGTGGCATGGCGCTGCCCGCCCGGGTCGAGCCGCTCGACGAGCTCTACAACGCCTCCACGCTCGGGATCCTGCGCGCGCTGGCCGACCTGGACGAAGGCGTGACGGTGGCCGCGCTCGTGGCGCACGCCCCCGGCGTCCCGGCGCTCGTGGACGAGCTCACCGGCCCCGGCAGCGACCCCGACGCCATCGCGCTGGTGCGGTCGCACTACCCCACGGCGACCGTCGCCCGCATCGACTTCGACGGCGGCTGGGACGAACTCGCCGCCCCACGGCTGGCCTGGGCCGACCGCGGCTGA
- a CDS encoding ABC transporter permease produces the protein MAQRKSWTRRLREGWPPLAFGVAVFVLWWAVTAAGLVPAFLIPSPGDTWAAFAKNVPYFAQHTGVTTIETLLGFVIAAIIGEVVAIAMVYSRPIERTLYPIVLFAQVIPKIAIAPLFIVWLGFGLAPKVVVAVLMAFFPVVISGLAGLKSVDREMLELADTMGASNWKVFSKIRFPASLPQLFSGLKVAATLAVTGAVVGEFVGANSGLGYVILQANGNIDTATLFVALIIMSLLGVAMFAVIELIERLVIPWHSSFRNAPAATVQF, from the coding sequence ATGGCGCAGAGGAAGTCCTGGACCCGACGCCTGCGCGAGGGCTGGCCACCGCTGGCCTTCGGCGTGGCCGTCTTCGTGCTCTGGTGGGCCGTCACGGCCGCCGGACTTGTGCCCGCCTTCCTCATCCCGTCCCCCGGCGACACCTGGGCGGCGTTCGCCAAGAACGTCCCCTACTTCGCCCAGCACACCGGCGTCACCACGATCGAGACGCTGCTCGGCTTCGTGATCGCCGCGATCATCGGCGAGGTCGTCGCGATCGCGATGGTCTACTCGCGCCCCATCGAGCGCACCCTCTACCCCATCGTCCTGTTCGCGCAGGTGATCCCGAAAATCGCCATCGCGCCGCTGTTCATCGTCTGGCTGGGCTTCGGGCTGGCCCCCAAGGTCGTCGTCGCCGTCCTCATGGCGTTCTTCCCGGTCGTGATCTCCGGCCTGGCCGGCCTGAAGTCCGTGGACCGGGAGATGCTCGAACTGGCCGACACCATGGGCGCCAGCAACTGGAAGGTGTTCAGCAAGATCCGGTTCCCCGCCTCGCTCCCCCAGCTCTTCAGCGGCCTCAAGGTGGCCGCGACGCTGGCGGTCACCGGCGCCGTGGTCGGGGAGTTCGTCGGCGCCAACTCCGGCCTGGGGTACGTCATCCTGCAGGCCAACGGCAACATCGACACCGCCACCCTCTTCGTCGCGCTCATCATCATGTCGCTGCTCGGCGTGGCGATGTTCGCGGTCATCGAGCTGATCGAGCGCCTGGTGATCCCCTGGCACTCCAGCTTCCGCAATGCACCCGCCGCCACCGTCCAATTCTGA
- a CDS encoding ABC transporter substrate-binding protein has protein sequence MSISRKGFLAGLGATVALAAAGCSTGPTAAPAPTGGSTAGAAPTPVTLMLNWYPYGEHAGFYYGVEKGIFARHGIDLKIQAGQGSTKTVQAVGGNQVMFGWADTPAVLSNIDKGVKARSVGVFLQTTPSSVQLFEEKGVKTPADLKGKTIAVSAGDAPTVMFPTYLKKAGLQPTDVQTQNLDAAGKISAVLAGQVDGLIGFAHDQGPTIAAKSGKPMTYLRYSDVGLNYFSNGLIVNPETISSKPELVKAMVAATSEAYAAAAKDVDAAAKSMEGKDPQMPALPVLTQQWTETIKLLSTDATKGKAPGTNAASDWDATIKVLADAGLIGGVKPASTYFDASFQPTA, from the coding sequence ATGTCCATTTCGCGCAAGGGATTCCTCGCCGGCCTCGGCGCCACCGTCGCCCTCGCGGCGGCCGGCTGCTCCACGGGCCCCACGGCCGCACCGGCCCCCACCGGCGGCTCCACCGCGGGCGCCGCCCCCACCCCGGTGACCCTCATGCTCAACTGGTACCCCTACGGCGAGCACGCCGGCTTCTACTACGGGGTCGAGAAGGGCATCTTCGCCCGACACGGCATCGACCTGAAGATCCAGGCCGGGCAGGGGTCGACCAAGACGGTGCAGGCCGTCGGCGGCAACCAGGTGATGTTCGGCTGGGCCGACACCCCGGCCGTCCTGAGCAACATCGACAAGGGCGTCAAGGCGCGCAGCGTCGGCGTCTTCCTGCAGACCACCCCGTCCTCGGTGCAGCTCTTCGAGGAGAAGGGCGTCAAGACGCCGGCCGATCTCAAGGGCAAGACCATCGCGGTGTCCGCGGGCGACGCCCCCACCGTCATGTTCCCGACCTACCTGAAGAAGGCCGGGTTGCAGCCCACCGACGTCCAGACCCAGAACCTGGACGCCGCGGGCAAGATCTCCGCGGTGCTCGCCGGCCAGGTGGACGGGCTCATCGGCTTCGCCCACGACCAGGGCCCGACGATCGCCGCGAAGTCGGGCAAGCCGATGACCTACCTGCGCTACTCCGACGTCGGGTTGAACTACTTCTCCAACGGCCTGATCGTGAACCCCGAGACCATCAGCTCCAAGCCGGAACTCGTCAAGGCCATGGTCGCCGCCACCTCGGAGGCGTACGCCGCCGCCGCCAAGGACGTCGACGCGGCCGCGAAGTCGATGGAGGGCAAGGACCCGCAGATGCCGGCGCTGCCCGTCCTCACCCAGCAGTGGACCGAGACGATCAAGCTGCTCAGCACCGACGCCACGAAGGGCAAGGCGCCCGGCACCAACGCCGCGTCCGACTGGGACGCCACGATCAAGGTGCTGGCCGACGCCGGCCTGATCGGCGGGGTCAAGCCGGCCTCGACCTACTTCGACGCGTCGTTCCAGCCGACCGCATGA
- a CDS encoding ABC transporter ATP-binding protein: MSDARPLTVDASGVSVTFATKAAQVPALRDVTLSVEPGEFVSIAGPSGCGKSTFLKAVAGLVKPSAGSITLNGTPVTGPRNDVGFVFQRPALLEWRTVEQNIWLQGEMRGLPRSAYRGKATDLIELTGLQGFERAYPHELSGGMQQRVALCRALLHEPQVLLMDEPFGALDALTRERMNLELHRIWEQTGVTVLLVTHSVPEAIYLANRVVIMSPRPGRILEQLDIALPRVRDYGDTMADPEFQRLTGRVRELLGTSGEVD, encoded by the coding sequence ATGAGCGACGCCCGACCCCTCACGGTGGACGCGTCCGGCGTCAGCGTGACGTTCGCCACCAAAGCCGCCCAGGTGCCGGCCCTGCGCGACGTCACGCTGAGCGTCGAGCCGGGCGAGTTCGTCTCGATCGCCGGCCCCTCGGGCTGCGGCAAGTCGACGTTCCTGAAGGCGGTCGCCGGCCTGGTCAAGCCCAGCGCCGGGTCGATCACCCTCAACGGGACGCCGGTGACGGGTCCCCGCAACGACGTCGGCTTCGTGTTCCAGCGGCCCGCGCTGCTGGAGTGGCGCACCGTCGAGCAGAACATCTGGCTGCAGGGCGAGATGCGGGGGCTGCCGCGCTCGGCCTACCGGGGCAAGGCGACGGATCTGATCGAGCTGACCGGACTGCAGGGCTTCGAGCGGGCCTACCCGCACGAGCTCTCCGGCGGCATGCAGCAGCGCGTCGCGCTGTGCCGCGCCCTGCTGCACGAGCCGCAGGTGCTGTTGATGGACGAGCCGTTCGGCGCCCTGGACGCCCTCACCCGCGAGCGGATGAACCTCGAACTGCACCGGATCTGGGAGCAGACCGGGGTCACCGTGCTGCTCGTCACCCACTCGGTGCCCGAGGCGATCTACCTGGCGAACCGCGTCGTCATCATGAGCCCGCGCCCCGGCCGGATCCTGGAGCAGCTCGACATCGCCCTGCCGCGCGTGCGCGACTACGGCGACACCATGGCCGACCCGGAGTTCCAGCGGCTCACCGGACGCGTCCGTGAGCTGCTGGGTACCTCCGGCGAGGTGGACTGA
- a CDS encoding enolase C-terminal domain-like protein, translating into MASPTIVAAEVYPVAGRDSMELNLSGAHGPYFTRNVVILTDSEGREGLGEVPGGAAITATIQEAFALVEGSGVGEFANVLRRVGERFADRDAGGRGLQTFDLRTTVHAVTALESAYLDLLGQHLGVPVAALLGDGQQRDAVRVLGYLFYLGDPDRTDLDYLREPDAAHPWYRLRHEEALTPEAIVALGEAAHDLYGFADFKLKGGVLPGEEEVAAVRALKSRFPDARITLDPNGAWSLAEAVQLCRPLLDVLAYAEDPCGAEGGFSGREVLAEFRRATGLRTATNMVATDWRQLASSLALQSVDIPLADPHFWTMRGSVRVAQLCHGLGLTWGCHSNNHFDISLAMVAHCGAAAPGEYNALDTHWIWQEGIERLTVEPPRIVDGRVAVGGPGLGVRIDRARLEAAHTLHREKALGTRDDALTMQYLVPGWVFDNKRPCLVR; encoded by the coding sequence GTGGCATCCCCGACCATCGTGGCGGCCGAGGTGTACCCGGTCGCCGGACGCGACTCGATGGAGCTGAACCTCTCCGGCGCCCACGGCCCGTACTTCACGCGGAACGTGGTGATCCTGACCGACTCCGAGGGCCGCGAGGGCCTCGGCGAGGTGCCGGGCGGCGCCGCGATCACCGCGACGATCCAGGAGGCGTTCGCCCTGGTCGAGGGGTCGGGCGTCGGCGAGTTCGCGAACGTGCTGCGGCGGGTGGGCGAGCGGTTCGCCGACCGGGACGCGGGCGGGCGGGGGCTGCAGACCTTCGACCTGCGCACCACGGTGCACGCCGTGACGGCGCTGGAGTCGGCCTACCTCGATCTGCTCGGCCAGCACCTCGGCGTCCCGGTCGCCGCCCTGCTGGGCGACGGCCAGCAGCGCGACGCGGTCCGCGTGCTGGGCTACCTGTTCTACCTCGGCGACCCCGACCGCACCGACCTGGACTACCTGCGCGAACCGGACGCCGCGCACCCCTGGTACCGGCTGCGGCACGAGGAGGCCCTGACGCCGGAGGCCATCGTGGCGCTCGGCGAGGCGGCGCACGACCTCTACGGGTTCGCCGACTTCAAGCTCAAGGGCGGCGTCCTGCCCGGCGAGGAGGAGGTCGCGGCGGTCCGCGCCCTGAAGAGCCGCTTCCCGGACGCGCGCATTACCCTGGACCCCAACGGCGCCTGGTCGCTCGCCGAGGCCGTCCAGCTGTGCCGGCCGCTGCTCGACGTGCTGGCCTACGCCGAGGACCCCTGCGGCGCCGAGGGCGGGTTCTCGGGGCGCGAGGTCCTGGCCGAGTTCCGCCGCGCCACGGGGCTGCGGACCGCGACCAACATGGTCGCCACGGACTGGCGGCAGCTCGCCAGCTCGCTGGCGCTGCAGTCCGTGGACATCCCGCTCGCGGATCCGCATTTCTGGACCATGCGCGGCTCGGTGCGGGTGGCCCAGCTGTGCCACGGGCTCGGGCTCACCTGGGGCTGCCACTCCAACAACCACTTCGACATCTCGCTGGCGATGGTCGCGCACTGCGGCGCGGCGGCGCCCGGGGAGTACAACGCCCTCGACACGCACTGGATCTGGCAGGAGGGCATCGAGCGGCTGACCGTCGAGCCGCCGCGGATCGTGGACGGCCGCGTCGCCGTCGGCGGCCCGGGGCTCGGCGTCCGGATCGACCGCGCCCGGCTGGAGGCGGCCCACACCCTCCACCGGGAGAAGGCGCTGGGCACCCGGGACGACGCCCTCACCATGCAGTACCTTGTTCCCGGCTGGGTCTTCGACAACAAGCGCCCCTGCCTGGTGCGCTGA
- the eda gene encoding bifunctional 4-hydroxy-2-oxoglutarate aldolase/2-dehydro-3-deoxy-phosphogluconate aldolase, whose protein sequence is MMDARLSPIVTHSLVPVVVIDDADSALGLAEALVAGGLPVAEVTFRTAAAAEAIARMATNPDILVGAGTVRTAEQVDQAVDAGAKYIVSAGLSAAVVRRAQDRGVPVLPGTVTATEILAATELGLDTVKFFPAETSGGVAAIKALAAPFPDITFVPTGGVGPKNLADYLAVPAIAACGGSWMCPRDAVKAGDFATIERLTREAVELVRSTKEA, encoded by the coding sequence CTGATGGACGCACGTCTGTCCCCCATCGTCACCCACTCGCTCGTCCCGGTCGTCGTCATCGACGACGCGGACAGCGCCCTGGGCCTGGCCGAGGCGCTCGTCGCCGGCGGCCTGCCAGTCGCCGAGGTGACGTTCCGCACCGCCGCCGCCGCGGAGGCGATCGCCCGCATGGCTACCAACCCCGACATCCTCGTCGGCGCGGGCACCGTCCGCACCGCCGAGCAGGTCGACCAGGCCGTCGACGCCGGCGCGAAGTACATCGTGTCCGCCGGGCTGAGCGCGGCCGTCGTGCGCCGGGCGCAGGACCGCGGCGTCCCGGTGCTGCCCGGCACCGTGACCGCCACCGAGATCCTGGCCGCCACCGAACTGGGGCTGGACACCGTGAAGTTTTTCCCGGCCGAGACCTCCGGCGGCGTCGCCGCGATCAAGGCGCTCGCCGCGCCGTTCCCCGACATCACCTTCGTGCCCACCGGCGGCGTCGGCCCCAAGAACCTGGCCGACTACCTCGCCGTGCCGGCGATCGCCGCCTGCGGCGGGTCGTGGATGTGCCCCCGCGACGCCGTGAAGGCCGGGGACTTCGCCACCATCGAGCGCCTCACCCGCGAGGCCGTCGAACTCGTCCGTTCCACCAAGGAGGCCTGA
- a CDS encoding sugar kinase, protein MSITLRPAEECTYDIVSLGEVMLRLDPGEGRIRTARRFEAWEGGGEYNVARGMSRAFGLRAGVVTALVDNEVGRLIENMILAGGVDARHIVWRESDGIGRNVRNGLNFTERGFGVRGAVGVSDRGNTAASQLRPEDVDWDHLFGKLGVRWLHTGGIYAALSEATAETVIAAVKAAKKYGTVVSYDLNYRPSLWKSIGGLEKAREVNTTIAPYIDVMIGNEEDFTASLGLEIEGVDEHLTELPLESFANMIQNAAATYPNFQVIGTTMRSVKSATINDWAAIAWSAETGVLQSTQRPDLEIFDRVGGGDSFASGLIFGLLDGQPLQTALEYGAAHGALAMTTPGDTTMATKAEVIKLAGGGSARVDR, encoded by the coding sequence ATGTCGATCACCCTGCGTCCCGCTGAGGAGTGCACCTACGACATCGTGTCGCTGGGCGAGGTGATGCTCCGCCTGGATCCGGGCGAGGGCCGCATCCGCACCGCCCGCCGCTTCGAGGCCTGGGAGGGCGGCGGCGAGTACAACGTCGCCCGCGGCATGTCGCGCGCGTTCGGGCTGCGCGCCGGCGTCGTCACCGCGCTGGTGGACAACGAGGTCGGTCGCCTGATCGAGAACATGATCCTGGCCGGCGGCGTGGACGCCCGCCACATCGTGTGGCGCGAATCCGACGGCATCGGCCGCAACGTCCGCAACGGCCTCAACTTCACCGAGCGCGGCTTCGGCGTCCGGGGTGCCGTCGGCGTGTCCGACCGCGGCAACACCGCCGCCTCGCAGCTGCGTCCCGAGGATGTGGACTGGGACCACCTGTTCGGGAAGCTGGGCGTGCGCTGGCTGCACACCGGCGGCATCTACGCCGCCCTGTCGGAGGCCACGGCCGAGACCGTCATCGCCGCGGTGAAGGCCGCCAAGAAGTACGGCACCGTCGTCAGCTACGACCTGAACTACCGTCCCAGCCTGTGGAAGTCGATCGGCGGCCTGGAGAAGGCGCGCGAGGTCAACACCACCATCGCGCCCTACATCGACGTGATGATCGGCAACGAGGAGGACTTCACCGCCAGCCTCGGCCTCGAGATCGAGGGCGTGGACGAGCACCTCACCGAGCTGCCGCTGGAGAGCTTCGCCAACATGATCCAGAACGCCGCCGCCACCTACCCGAACTTCCAGGTGATCGGCACGACGATGCGCAGCGTGAAGTCCGCCACGATCAACGACTGGGCGGCCATCGCCTGGTCGGCCGAGACGGGCGTCCTGCAGTCGACGCAGCGCCCCGACCTGGAGATCTTCGACCGCGTCGGCGGCGGCGACTCGTTCGCCTCCGGCCTGATCTTCGGCCTGCTGGACGGCCAGCCGCTGCAGACGGCGCTGGAGTACGGCGCCGCCCACGGCGCGCTCGCCATGACCACCCCGGGCGACACCACGATGGCCACCAAGGCCGAGGTGATCAAGCTCGCCGGCGGCGGCAGCGCCCGCGTCGATCGCTGA
- a CDS encoding 3-ketoacyl-ACP reductase, which yields MSNAEENTAVKKVALVTGGNRGIGRGITEALLAEGWRVAIMATRPAPEDVLAELGELGEVRYTQGSVADLDAHERFVAETLAQWGRIDALVNNAGVAPAERADILEATPESYDRVMDINLRGPYFLTQRVARAMIAQDAPGEGVRGTIVNVSSISADTISINRGEYCLSKAGVGMATQLWAVRLAPEGIVVYEVRPGVIATDMTAGVTAKYDALFASGAVPMPRWGYPSDVGGAVVQLTAGRMPYSTGDVITVGGGMQIKTL from the coding sequence ATGAGCAACGCTGAGGAGAACACTGCTGTGAAGAAGGTCGCCCTCGTCACCGGAGGCAACCGCGGCATCGGCCGCGGCATCACCGAGGCGCTGCTCGCCGAGGGCTGGCGGGTGGCCATCATGGCCACCCGGCCGGCCCCCGAGGACGTCCTGGCCGAGCTCGGCGAGCTCGGCGAGGTCCGCTACACCCAGGGCAGCGTCGCCGACCTGGACGCCCACGAGCGCTTCGTCGCCGAGACGCTGGCGCAGTGGGGCCGGATCGACGCCCTGGTCAACAACGCCGGCGTCGCGCCGGCCGAGCGCGCCGACATCCTGGAGGCGACCCCCGAGAGCTACGACCGCGTCATGGACATCAACCTGCGCGGCCCGTACTTCCTCACCCAGCGCGTCGCCCGCGCGATGATCGCGCAGGACGCCCCCGGCGAGGGTGTCCGCGGCACCATCGTGAACGTGTCGTCGATCAGCGCCGACACCATCTCGATCAACCGGGGCGAGTACTGCCTGTCCAAGGCGGGCGTCGGCATGGCGACCCAGCTGTGGGCCGTCCGGCTGGCCCCCGAGGGCATCGTCGTCTACGAGGTGCGCCCCGGCGTCATCGCGACCGACATGACCGCGGGCGTCACGGCCAAGTACGACGCCCTGTTCGCCTCGGGCGCGGTCCCCATGCCGCGCTGGGGCTACCCCAGCGACGTCGGCGGCGCCGTCGTCCAGCTGACCGCGGGCAGGATGCCCTACTCCACCGGCGACGTCATCACCGTCGGCGGAGGCATGCAGATCAAGACCCTGTGA
- a CDS encoding FAD-binding protein — translation MDQSTWIDQHATGHLQVDGQSIPIVTANTVVVGTGAAGYCAADRLVMLGQKDVVMVTDKRRAGASRNAGSDKQTYYKLTLAGAEPDSVREMAETLFSGGSMDGDIALAEAAWSPRAFFHLVESGVPFPHNASGEYVGYKTDHDPRQRATSVGPYTSRTMVEKLEGRVKDGHGIPVLDLCRVVDLVVEDGAVVGLLCVRLDVGADHPSRFLLLRCTNLVYATGGPAGMYADSVYPNGQWGANGAALRAGVHGKNLTEWQFGLASIHPRWNVSGTYMQALPRFVSTDADGGDAREFLGEFLPDYGDQLTRIFLKGYQWPFDVRKAPEGSSLIDLLVYQETKLRGRRVWLDFRANPAEEHFDASKLSDEARAYLDATGVTGLGDSTPIERLQHMNRPAYEFYLQRNPGVDLETDMLEVAVCAQHNNGGLEVDQWWQSNLAGFFPVGEAAGAHGVYRPGGAALNSGQVGATRAASYIAQARTEDPVDEGTFASAAAPVAERAASLLKEAGARAASGTDGTDELLTRIRRLMSDKAGVVRSRESVAQAREEITALLAGYEATIAADLDSRRSVSRLFLIRDILTSQYVYLNAMEHYVASGGLSRGSVLYTDAEGDLPVVDASVSAALPELFRLRLDAGKLDDVIQVTSWDGAADPEFTWRERRPIPEHAEAFENTWRTYRENKNIG, via the coding sequence ATGGATCAGTCGACCTGGATCGACCAGCACGCCACCGGCCACCTGCAGGTGGACGGCCAGTCCATCCCGATCGTGACGGCGAACACCGTCGTGGTCGGCACCGGTGCCGCCGGCTACTGCGCCGCGGACCGCCTGGTGATGCTGGGCCAAAAGGACGTCGTGATGGTCACCGACAAGCGGCGGGCGGGCGCGTCCCGCAACGCCGGGTCGGACAAGCAGACCTACTACAAGCTGACGCTGGCCGGCGCCGAGCCGGACTCGGTGCGCGAGATGGCCGAGACCCTGTTCTCCGGCGGCTCGATGGACGGCGACATCGCGCTGGCCGAGGCCGCCTGGTCGCCGCGCGCGTTCTTCCACCTGGTGGAGTCCGGCGTCCCGTTCCCGCACAACGCCTCGGGCGAGTACGTCGGCTACAAGACCGACCACGACCCGCGGCAGCGGGCCACCTCGGTGGGCCCCTACACCTCCCGCACGATGGTGGAGAAGCTCGAGGGCCGGGTCAAGGACGGCCATGGCATCCCCGTGCTGGACCTGTGCCGCGTCGTCGACCTGGTCGTGGAGGACGGGGCGGTCGTGGGGCTGCTGTGCGTCCGGCTCGACGTCGGAGCCGACCATCCCAGCCGCTTCCTGCTGCTGCGCTGCACCAACCTCGTCTACGCCACGGGCGGGCCGGCCGGCATGTACGCCGACTCGGTGTACCCCAACGGCCAGTGGGGCGCCAACGGCGCCGCGCTGCGCGCCGGCGTCCACGGCAAGAACCTGACCGAGTGGCAGTTCGGGCTCGCCTCGATCCACCCGCGCTGGAACGTGTCCGGCACCTACATGCAGGCACTCCCCCGGTTCGTGTCGACCGACGCCGACGGCGGGGACGCCCGCGAGTTCCTGGGCGAGTTCCTGCCCGACTACGGCGATCAGCTCACCCGGATCTTCCTCAAGGGCTACCAGTGGCCCTTCGACGTCCGCAAGGCGCCCGAGGGCAGCTCGCTCATCGACCTGCTGGTGTACCAGGAGACCAAGCTCCGCGGCCGCCGGGTCTGGCTCGACTTCCGGGCCAACCCCGCCGAGGAGCACTTCGACGCCTCGAAGCTGTCCGACGAGGCGCGGGCCTACCTCGACGCCACCGGCGTCACCGGGCTGGGCGACAGCACGCCGATCGAGCGGCTGCAGCACATGAACCGGCCCGCCTACGAGTTCTACCTGCAGCGCAACCCCGGCGTGGACCTCGAGACGGACATGCTCGAGGTCGCGGTGTGCGCGCAGCACAACAACGGTGGCCTCGAGGTCGACCAGTGGTGGCAGTCGAACCTGGCGGGCTTCTTCCCCGTCGGCGAGGCGGCCGGCGCCCACGGCGTCTACCGCCCCGGCGGGGCGGCGCTGAACTCGGGCCAGGTCGGCGCGACGCGGGCGGCGTCCTACATCGCGCAGGCGCGCACCGAGGACCCCGTCGACGAGGGCACCTTCGCCTCGGCGGCGGCGCCGGTCGCCGAGCGGGCGGCGTCCCTGCTGAAGGAGGCGGGTGCGCGCGCCGCGTCCGGCACCGACGGCACCGACGAACTGCTCACCCGCATCCGCCGCCTGATGAGCGACAAGGCCGGCGTGGTCCGGTCGCGGGAGTCCGTCGCGCAGGCGCGCGAGGAGATCACCGCCCTGCTGGCCGGCTACGAGGCGACGATCGCCGCCGACCTGGACAGCCGCCGCTCGGTGAGCCGGCTGTTCCTGATCCGCGACATCCTGACGAGCCAGTACGTCTACCTCAACGCGATGGAGCACTACGTCGCCAGCGGCGGCCTGTCGCGCGGGTCGGTGCTCTACACCGACGCCGAGGGCGATCTGCCGGTCGTGGACGCGAGCGTCAGCGCGGCCCTGCCGGAGCTGTTCCGGCTGCGGCTGGACGCGGGCAAGCTGGACGACGTCATCCAGGTGACGAGCTGGGACGGCGCCGCCGACCCCGAGTTCACGTGGCGGGAGCGTCGCCCGATCCCCGAGCACGCCGAGGCGTTCGAGAACACCTGGCGGACCTACCGCGAGAACAAGAACATCGGCTGA
- a CDS encoding cupin domain-containing protein gives MMVVEFTFTAGTVAPVHHHPHEQVGYVVSGDLTLLMEGKEDEHLTAGASYYVPSNVPHGVIIHADTVLVDVFTPQREDFLPA, from the coding sequence ATGATGGTGGTGGAGTTCACGTTCACCGCCGGCACCGTCGCGCCGGTGCACCACCACCCGCACGAGCAGGTCGGCTACGTCGTCTCCGGCGACCTGACGCTGCTGATGGAGGGCAAGGAGGACGAGCACCTCACCGCGGGTGCGTCCTACTACGTGCCCTCGAACGTCCCGCACGGCGTCATCATCCACGCCGACACGGTGCTGGTGGACGTCTTCACCCCGCAGCGCGAGGACTTCCTCCCCGCCTGA
- a CDS encoding dihydrodipicolinate synthase family protein gives MTFTPHGAIPALVTPLDEDGELMEQGLRDVLDHVIAGGVHGVFVLGSSGEIYGLHADQKRRVVELTVEHVAGRVPVYAGASEITTRDCVATASMAERVGGVAALSVLTPYFMTPTQDELVDHYRAIAESTSLPVILYTNPGRTHVDLELDTVLRLAQVPGIVGLKDSAGDLAATRALLAARPEGFAVLMGRDTLIEPALAAGAEGCIASTANIAPALVAGIYDAHVAGDHDLARARQDALTPLRELLDKATFPVVLKEGLRMAGVDAGHCLAPARALSEPWRSRLRDVVAGLADAP, from the coding sequence ATGACGTTCACGCCGCACGGGGCCATCCCCGCCCTGGTCACCCCACTGGACGAGGACGGCGAGCTCATGGAGCAGGGCCTGCGCGACGTGCTGGACCACGTCATCGCCGGCGGCGTCCACGGCGTGTTCGTGCTCGGGAGCTCCGGGGAGATCTACGGGCTCCACGCCGACCAGAAGCGCCGCGTGGTCGAGCTGACCGTCGAGCACGTGGCCGGCCGGGTGCCGGTCTACGCGGGCGCCAGCGAGATCACCACCCGCGACTGCGTCGCCACCGCCTCGATGGCGGAACGGGTCGGGGGAGTGGCCGCGCTGTCGGTGCTCACCCCCTATTTCATGACGCCGACCCAGGACGAGCTCGTGGACCACTACCGGGCCATCGCCGAGTCCACGTCGCTGCCGGTGATCCTCTACACCAACCCCGGACGCACCCACGTCGATCTCGAGCTGGACACGGTGCTGCGGCTGGCCCAGGTGCCCGGCATCGTCGGCCTCAAGGACTCCGCCGGGGACCTGGCGGCCACCCGGGCGCTGCTCGCCGCGCGGCCCGAGGGCTTCGCGGTGCTCATGGGGCGCGACACCCTCATCGAGCCGGCGCTGGCGGCCGGCGCGGAGGGCTGCATCGCGTCCACGGCCAACATCGCGCCCGCGCTGGTGGCGGGCATCTACGACGCGCATGTGGCCGGCGACCACGACCTGGCGCGCGCCCGGCAGGACGCGCTGACCCCGCTGCGCGAACTCCTGGACAAGGCGACCTTCCCCGTCGTCCTGAAGGAGGGGCTGCGCATGGCCGGGGTGGACGCCGGGCACTGCCTGGCCCCGGCCCGCGCCCTGTCCGAGCCCTGGCGCTCCCGGCTGCGCGACGTCGTCGCGGGCCTGGCCGACGCCCCCTGA